A part of Thermodesulfovibrionales bacterium genomic DNA contains:
- a CDS encoding response regulator, translating into MATKVLLADDSITIQKVVELILTEHGFEVKTVNNGQEALTTMLSYTPDIVLADAEMPVLNGYQLCERIKNNSRTKHIPVILLAGAFEPIDVELVKNVKADGTLTKPFEAQELLSKINSFLGRKEKKMEEELIEEPSPVTALTEESEEAIMVEEEIWEVEEPAEQITIEESPEVITQPEQKIVPLTEERSFTVEEKTAIPEQPLTGISKESFERAIRDAVAGIIASSDLPSIIRAAVKDSVEKMLAERLPYLIEDLTKELLKGSLSGISSEIEKVLWETLPELAETLITKEIERIKVSLS; encoded by the coding sequence ATGGCAACAAAGGTACTACTTGCAGATGACAGTATTACAATACAGAAGGTTGTTGAGCTCATTCTTACAGAACACGGTTTTGAGGTTAAAACTGTAAACAATGGTCAGGAAGCCTTAACAACAATGCTTTCTTACACTCCTGATATTGTTCTTGCAGATGCAGAGATGCCCGTGCTTAACGGTTATCAACTCTGTGAAAGAATTAAAAATAATTCACGAACAAAACACATACCTGTTATACTCCTTGCAGGGGCCTTTGAGCCAATAGATGTGGAACTTGTGAAAAATGTAAAAGCTGATGGCACTCTCACAAAACCTTTTGAAGCACAGGAACTTCTAAGCAAGATAAATTCCTTTCTGGGCAGAAAAGAGAAAAAAATGGAAGAAGAGCTCATAGAAGAGCCCTCTCCAGTGACAGCTCTGACAGAAGAGAGTGAAGAGGCAATAATGGTTGAAGAAGAAATATGGGAGGTTGAAGAGCCCGCGGAACAGATTACTATTGAAGAAAGTCCAGAAGTTATAACCCAGCCAGAACAGAAAATTGTCCCCCTAACAGAAGAAAGATCTTTTACAGTAGAAGAAAAAACAGCAATCCCAGAACAACCTCTTACAGGAATTTCAAAAGAGTCTTTTGAAAGGGCTATAAGGGATGCTGTAGCAGGAATAATTGCCAGTTCTGACCTTCCCTCCATCATAAGAGCCGCTGTCAAGGATTCTGTCGAAAAGATGCTTGCAGAAAGACTTCCATACCTTATAGAAGATCTTACAAAGGAGCTCCTGAAAGGCTCTCTTTCTGGTATTTCCAGTGAGATAGAAAAGGTTCTCTGGGAAACCCTTCCCGAGCTGGCAGAGACACTCATAACAAAGGAGATAGAGAGAATAAAGGTATCCTTATCCTGA